The genome window AGAGAACTAGTTCACAAAAACAGTTCAGGATGTAGTGTTTAATTCCAGTGGAGCTGATGCTTGACATGTCTCTACATTCTCCTTCATCCACATCCAACATTCCAGACGCCTCTTCTTTTGTCCTATTGGTCCATTTCTGTTCGCGGTGGCTGATCCGCCACCCAACAAGTCCATCCGTGAGTGGATTCACATTCAGcagttttttaaaaatcatgGTGACAATGAGAGGAAGCTGAGAGCTGCATGCGAAGTTGAGACGGGAGCTCCCTGATCCGAGGAGCGAGTCGGCACCTTGAGTCCAGAGGTGAGCCCACGTAAATATGGTGAAAGCTTATTCAATACACAGTAAAACAGAGACGAAGAAGCACATTAGTAATAAATCCGATTGCCGATCACAGTAGGCCCTGACTGATTAGGTGGTAATATAGGAAGTGAAGGGAACGGAGCAGCATGTATGTTTGATAGACAGTGTCACAATACACAGCGTCTGTTAGTTAGACTTAATAAATAACCGCCCCCACAACAAACCGGGTCACAGACGAGCTAAAGGAAATTCCTGTGAGAGAAAAGTGCACAAGACGGAAGTGATGCTGATCGGTCCACGGCGTCAGcatcagcaacaacaatcaGTTCAGGAGACGTTCAGAAAGGTGAGGATGGGTTTTCCCTGTTCAGCGAGTATCCAGCGACGCAGCTCCACGGCGGGATGACGCCCACGCTGAccattacgtgtgtgtgtgtgtgtgtgtgtgtgtgtgtgttgtgtgacgTCGTTACACAATGAGTGGTCCGTGACGGGCTTGTTTAGGACTCTGTccgtctctgttctctgcctcctccaggttGATGTTGCTGGTGGAGGTGTGGTGGGGTCGGGGCTCCAAAACCGGTCTGTAGCCTCCAGGGAACATGCGAcctgaaggagaggaggcagagaggagtgAGCCCACAGTCGCACATCAGCGTGAGTTCATGAAGAGGCCGGACTGGCTCCTGTCTCCACTATCAGTCATGCATCCTCACGCTGTGGCCACGGACGCACCCAGTCTGTGCATGGATGAGGTTTGTATATGGACTAAGAAGGGACAGGAAGTCCTGATGAATGAACAGGATTCTCACCATTTGAACCTCGATAATGGCTGAATAACAACCTCATGTCTATGAGTCTCACTGAGAGATGGCAAAATGCAGCTTTCACAGAATTATGTCAATTATTAATCATTTTAGGTCTCAAATAGGAAGAACATGAATTATGAATCACATCAAAGCAGAGAGTCCTCATATTTCCACCAGTGTTGTATAAGTAAGGTATGataataaatgtgaaatgtgaggACTCCTCCTATTGTTAGAACATGATGCATCACAACAAAAGTTCTGAAACCCTGGTACCCTTTGAGAAATAAAACTGCAATCCCTGAATCATGCTGAGCACATAAAGCTAGTAGAGCTACGTTTAACTGGTGTCTGGGTTCTATCTGTCCAATAACTTCATACCTAGTCCTCAATGTGCACTGGGCACGATTCCTCATCTGTCCATCCAAAGAAGGcgaaagaaggagaggagacagaggagatcaTGAGAAGGAAAAGGTCCGGGGCCGAACGGGGAAACAATGACAGGgggaaaagaaaaggagagataACAGAACACGTTTACGACAGAGAAAACATGTCACAACAGCCACTGTCACACACCAAAGGGATGATGTAGGTTCAAAGGGCCGGTGTGGCTCTTCTACGCAGCATGTTGGCAGGGAGGGGCTGAAAGCTCAGACAatgaggtggagctgaaggATGAGCAGCAGGTTTAGGGCCAAAATAACATTCTGTGGTGAAATCAAAAGAACCACAGAGGCTCAGGAAGGTGGAAAAAACATGAGGACAGATGCTAAACAGTGTTGAATTAACAGTAAGACTGACACCTTTAGCTATCGCAGCTACAAGAAGCGGGTAAAGGGGGTCTAAGGATGAGATGCAGATGTTTGGCAAAGCAGCTTGGAGCTGGCAGACGCTCAACATGAACTTCAACTCTGGGATGGACCCGATTCTTTCCCTCCACACTCACACGGAACAGAAAGTAAGACATGCAGCAGGCCCTAAAGAGgccctcacacacacctacacaccaGGGCTGGctgacggggggaggagggagagagtgcCCAGCTAACGGGTCCTGGAGAAGCAATGAAGCACCACAACACCAAgcggagggatggagagaagaAGGAAGCCTGCAGATCTTCATGCTGCCACTAGAGGTCTGACTCTGTCGAGCTTGTCTTTACATTAGCATGGTAGCATGGCTAGCTAATATGCAAAGCATTCAACCAAattttcctctcctgctgtaTCTCCCCACACGACCCCAGTCGTCAGCTCTCATTGGTTCATGTTCGAGAGGTTGCCACTCACCAGCGAATCGGCTGTCGGGAGCCTGCTCATTATCCAACCCCAAAGAGGGCGTGTCACAGAGGGCGACGCCCTGATTGTTATTGGCCAACTCTGGACACCTGGTCCGCCCACCTGCAAGCGAGGGCAAAGGTCAAACAAGAGCAGccaggcacagcaggggggagtGGGACAGGCAGGGTGAGGGGGCGAGGTCGGCCATGCTGGAACAGCGTTAACGGAACAAAGGACAGGAAATATCTGGGATCGGTCCTTCCTTCCCCGAGCATGAGGCTTCAATGAGCTGCTATTGAAATGTGATCCAACCTAAGGAAATGACCACCACAAACTGTACAGTTAAAGTCTAGAATCACTCATTACATGCAGAGTTTTATACTGTGTAGTTTGCAAATCCAGTATAAAGCTCTACAGACTCACATCAACTCTGCTTTATAGCTATCATACAGGATAGATGATAAATACTGAATAAACTGTCAGCCATCACATTTGCCTGAGTAGCTTTTTGATTATTTTTGAGACAAATGAATCATCAGCGGTTCAACGTTTAAGCCTCGTCCCTGTAGTGAGGACGCGTGTGCTAATGCGACGcgtgtttaactaaccttgtctctttctgtccagtagttgtgcttctctcctctctccccccccacccccactctttctccctctctgtccctcacccacaggtatcattgggaCTCCAACGTTTTGGTTTTGTccctgtgatgggcagctgcggatccaaaccatcctgcctgtgctctgttgttgcttgttgtttgctttgttgctgttgctgtgttctTTCTATCtcctatcctctcaccccaaaccggtcgaggcagatggccgcccacacatccagtctggttctctGCTGGAGGTGGTTTCTTtccctcgttagagagggagtttttccctctccactgttgctggtCAAAtgaaatgcttgctgtatgtgtgtgatgtttgggTTTAGTTTGTGTGAGGTTTATAAACCTTACTTTggaaagtgccttgagataactttgttgtgattgaCGGAGGAGCTGGCAGCTCAGCTCAAAGACacacagcgcacacacagatcGGTCCAGCAGCATCggtacagacgcacacacaggcgtgCAAACACACGTCATCCAGTGCGTGCGCATACGTTTGTCTCCTTCAGAAGCTCAGAGGCCGGAGgtgtaacaacacacacacacacacacacagtgagtggCTGCTGCCGTGTTTTCTTCAGGCCGGTCAgtgacacacaccacagcatctCCCTCTGCGCTCTCTTTcaccctctctcccccctcacgCAGACAGAGGCATGCACACAGAACCATTCAGTAGCAGTGCAGATGGACAAGAAGAAGCCTCAtgatgcagcagctcagtgataCGGGAAATACACAAGCAAATGTTCCTCATAGAGCTGGTGTGCAGCAGAACCGCAGATCCTGTGACAGGATGCGCTCATCGATTGGATCATCGATTACAAGTTGCACCATTCAGGAGCAAATGAATGAGcgctgcctctcagctgcaTGGTTAGCTGTACAACAAGCTGGGCCGAGTCTTTGGaggaagctgagctgctggagctggagcttcacTGTGACTAGAAGGAAGCTGAGAAACATCTGCTTCACTAATTGTTAACAGCCTTTTAGGAAGTTAAAATACCAATAAAGACAAGGACTGGACAGTGTGATGAGACCCCACAACTAATCAAGGGAATTCATTTCGTCAATTAAAGGAATCTTTGTTACAGTAAATTAGAAAAAGGCTCTAGTGCACACATACTGAGAAGAAGTCATTTACTCCAGCACAGCGTTTTAAAAGGGACGGCCCCATCTAGAGGACAACATGTGACACAGTCATTCTGCAGAAACAACAATGGGCTACTTTTCCTATATTGTGTCAATCATAGTTACCTTTCCCATTGGACGGGGAGGAGCAGTCCTCTTCAGTTACATCGTTTCCCTTCAGAAATCACATAAGACTCAgttagaaacagaaaacaggcgCGTTGATCACAACCTGCTCAACAAAAGTTAGTGCAGTCACCTCTGAGTCCTGCTCCTCTACAGCCACAGAATAGTTCTGTTCCTTTGGCTCCTTGGAGAAGCCCTGAACGAAACCAAACAGGCAAATTAGGACTGTAAATGGTGAGTTGAGGAAAGCTGCCTTCCTTCCACCATCGTCCTCACCCCGTCCTGATGTAACCCTCCTTGACTGTCCATGGGTGCATCCTGGGTCCCCTCGCCCTCCACTTCTCCTCCGTCGTCTGGCCCAGGATCGCCATCCGCCCCGGCCAGGTAGGACCCTGACATGGAGGACATGGTGTCAGTGCTGATGTGGGAGTGCTGCGAGTGGGACGAGGCCATGGACATCACAGACTGGGCCAGGCTGCTGCTCACTGGGTCTGGCAGACAGACGGAGACATACATCACGTTTGTTTCAGGGAAGGatgtttttaatttggctgCCAAGTGTCACTAATTTGTTAGAAAGGGGAAACCCGGATTGTAGTAAATCACCATCAACAAAAACATAGGGGCTGTACAGCTTATTTAGTCCTGAAGCCATAGTTCTGTCTGAGAAGACGGGACATGATGAGCCTAGAGGGAAACAGCCAGCCTGGCTCTGTCTTCTGCCAAACGCTGCCTGTCAAAGGTGTCTTCATACTCACCAAAGGCCCAACAAGCTCATCAGCTCAACGGCAACAGTAAAAAGCTAATAACGGGAGACGTTTGGAATCTCACACCAACACAACACGAAGGCTTCTCACTATGCTTTGTACAACAAGACACACGTTCAAAGTTCCTGTTACATCACGTTGGATGCTTTAACTCTGCAACCAGGGTCCTGTCTCCCAGTTTGTGCACAAAGGCTGTCCAGCTGATAAAACCGGACCCAGTGGCCCAAACAGAAGGCGCTGAGGTGATGCGGGctaatattttattgtatattaAAATGCTCCAGGCAGCACGTAGCTCAGGTGTTAGTGAGAGTCAGgctacttgtgtgtgtgtgtgtatgtgtgtgtgtgtgtgtgtgtgtaccttcaGGAGAGGCGATGGTGGAGGAGAGCGGGGTTCCTGTACACGACGACTGGTCGATGGCTCCAGATGAGGAGAGAGTCAGGTTCTCGCTGTCAGGAGTCACTCCACACTGCAAACATCAAAGCCAGCAGCATGTGATCCATCGCAGGCAGCAACACAAACGAACGATCAACCACAACCACTGGAAACATCTGCCGCTGAGTGGAACTGTGTGCGTCTTACACACCTCCTGCTGGTCCACGGTGTGTTTGTGGCGACAGGCCTCCAATTCACTGCAAGActtctcatcctcttcctcaggaAGCACAGAGGAATTCTGGGAAAGTGACCTGAAACGAAAAACTGCTTTCAGTCACAAAGAAAAGACCTTGGAGTTTTTTATtaaccattattattatttattagcatCTAGCCGTAATAAAGCTATAGACTAATGTCTGGCAGACGTACTTTGAACCACTCTTCTTGAGTTTGAGTCCCTGACTAGAGTTAGAGTGGTccagaggggagagggagcgagcagGGGCCGGGTGGGGTTCACTGCTGTATGGGGGCAAAGCTCCAGACACATGGCTGGGACCAgagtgcagaggaggaggagctgctgaggtgtTCAGGGGTCCGTTCAGCGCCTCCAACAGAGACACGGCTTCGTAGCCTGGAGGGATGTGCTCCGATGTCTGCAAAAAGACAACAGCAGTGAGGGTGGGAGCTCACCGGGCCTCGTGCTCATACCCGTTTTTCCCCTCAGCTTTTTCTCACCGAATGTTCCTCTGAGTCCGAGGTCTGTGAAGTGATGACAGGGTTAAAGCTGGTGGGTGACAGAGGACTGAGTTTCTTCCTCATGgctctgatctgcagcagaGCTCTAAACGCTGTAAGAAAAACAGGACCATAATGAAAGCCATTAAAACAATAGTATTTGCATGTCATTTACACAAACACGCCAGGAAATCATTACTAGAAACATTTACTTTGGTTCCTACATAAAAGTGCTGCTGAGTAAGATCTGATTCTGGCTTGTTTTCATGGGCCTCTCCCTTTTTGTGTCCatgaaaacacagctgcagattttCACCTGCTTCTTCCAGATGTTACATTAGTGCTCAGTAATAAATCAGCTGCAGTGGAAAATGTTTCACATTCCCTCATCTCACTGTTTGTCCTCATATACAAACAAACGTTAAATCAGACCAAAGTGCAAATGATGTTCTTATCCATTCATCAACACGTGGCCGTTTCTTCTGCAACACACTCTGTCTGAGACTGAGAGGAACTCACGCAGTCTGCAGATGGGGCAGCAGTTGGCCTGGTAGCGCAGCGTGTCTGCGCAGGCgttgcacagacacagatgtctGCACGGAAGAATGAGTGTGTCTCGCACGTCcgacaaacacaccacacactccGCACTGTTGTCACTGATCTCATCTTCAGCAACCTGACAACCAAAACATTCAAATCACGGGAAGAAAGGGATGTTTTAAGTCATCAAGTCAAGCTACAAAGGCAGAAAGGCACATCCCGTCTGGCGAACGTGACGTGAGGGAGACGCAGACGTGAGCTTTACCTTTGATTCCTGGCTGTTGTATTTGTTCTCTATCCCATAGATCTCCTGCAGCAGATAGCTCACTCCATCCACCTGGGGAGAGGAACACGTTGAAGAACAAAGCAGGAGCACATCTCACGGGCCGGGCGTGATTTTCAGGAGGATAACAACGCGTCGGTGTCGTTTAAAATCATATAGAAGGTAcgacagaaggagaggagaaaggcGGGTGTGTTTACCACTTGTTTCTGTTTCAGGGGCTTCACACAGTAGCTTCCATCCATGTGCTGTCAAAGAAAGCAACAGCTGAGCATTGTTGAGTAATGAATTAAGAAGTTTGAACCTAATTAAACAGCACTTTGTGTCAGAAAACTAACTGAGCTCTGTCTGAAAGGCCTGGAAGTGTCTGCATCGGAGCAAATCACCGCCATGAAGTGTGTTGTGACTCATTAAACTTTCTTCTCACCTTTTCAAACGTAGCCAGCAGGATGTGAGAGTGTCCCAGATGTTCTGCAGAGATTAAAGACAGCAGATGTTATTGCTGCTTCACATTCTCCAGCTGTGGTTTCCATCAGACCTGCTCCCTGCATTAAACATGCAGAAGCTCACCTTCTCCCTCGTCAACCACAGCCTGCACCACCATAGGGAAGACCTCCTTATCCATATCAAAGAGCAGCTgtggagaaacaggaggaggcacGTGAGCGGCCCGCTTTCGCTGCAGCTCACACTGAAGGAACCCGGCCTACCTCGTCGTCAGCCCACTCGCTGAGGTTCACGGTGTGAGAGGGCAGGCAGAACTGCTGGCAGACGCCCCTCTTGAAGTGCACCGTCTCTGACTGCAGAGAACTGTCCTGGGGCAAATATCTGCAGGGAAACAAAGAGCGGTCAGAAGGCAGTTGGTTGCAGCTGTTACAGGTAGATTATCTTAAACCCACTAGAAAACGCTCTGCACGTACACGGGCACCCCGTTGTGAAACTCCTCCATGGCCTGGTAGTAAATGGTGATGGCtacttgtgtgtctgcgtcgaAGGTGAACTCTACGTTGTAGCACGCTCTGTTTTTTCCTGCCGCGTCGTCACCTGGTAGCTTCAGGTCCTCACTGCACCTACGATCGGCAGGAAGCAAGTGAAATTTAAATTCCAATGCATGGCTCAACGAGAGCCATGTCCAGCGTCAGACACTGCTGGGGGCAGAGACACGTACCGAACAAGACGCAGGGTGTCTTTGCGAATGTTTATAAGGCTTCGTAACGTCTTCACCGGTTCCTGAGGTGGAGGAGCCGCGTATGGGAACtaaagacaaagaaagacacaaagccAGCTGTTAATggaccaggcagcagcagagctcagctgcagcagcattcCTCACTCACCACAGGCTACACGACCACTGCGGCTGCTCCGAGTTTAACCTTAACACAAATGTGTTGTCAGCACCGGGGAGATCTGTGCTGACAAGTGCTGAGCCAGAGCAAAAATCTCAGACGTTGTCTTTCCAGGGACAAAGCTGACACTTCAGAGGAAACGAGTGCAGGGTCAAACTGTGTCTGTCTTAGTCCCAGATATAATGTAGCAGACCTCTAAGTTCAACTATAAGTCCGCAAAGTAACTTTAGTTGAATGTCTGACGAAAGAATCACAGACAGTAACCTTAAACTTCACTCAGTGCAGAAACTGCTGAATGAGCGTAAGGGAAGAACCAACGTGGTTTTAAGATCTGTGGAGGGGAAACATGCAGGATGTGGTCAGATACCTCCACCTACAACCTCTCATCTGTGTGAGTGCAGCagggtgtttgtgtggctgcgAGTGGCACCACATTCACTACTATTACACATCTGGGCTCAGCAGGAGGCACGCCTgtaaaccacacaaacaaacacacggaaTAACAGATGCTGAAAGGAGCCATTCACTGAGACTTTCAGGCAACTCAGTAGGTGTTTGAAGCCAGGACTGTGCTTGTTATCAGGTGGGGAGAGTAAGACAAGACGAGTCATCAAGtattgtaataaaataaaaatatcaacgTCAGAGAGAGGAGGTGCAGCACAGgcctctctgcagcctctccaCCAGCACGGCTACGATTCAGCCCAGATCGTTTCCCTGAGCCTCAGGGCGGAGGATCTAAAAATCCCTAAATATAACCTCATCCATTATCATATTTGCAAAGTGGTGCAGGGGAGcgacaacacaacaactgcGGTGGAGCTTATGATTTCACAGCACCATCTGCTCAGAAACCACCAAGCATTATATAACGCTGCTAAAGCTTCAGACACATGTGAAAAGAAAACATGCGATCAGCAGCTGAATTCTGTGCCCACGGGAGGATTATAAAGCACCCACACAATCAGGGGAAAAACGGCACAACTAATTTTAGCCCGAGTCtagacaaaaagcagcagcgcaACTGAGAGATGGCTCCAATTAATCAAACAGCTTAACTCCCTTCAAGCCTTTGGTCTCTATCAAATTCCCCCTTTCCTTCCCGGATGTGAGCTTTTTGATGAGTGGCTCTCATTAGTCTGACCTTCAGGTTCATGATTGGCTTAAATGAAACCTCATGAGGGACCGTCGCTCATCAAcctcagagagaaagagaatgaaTTTCAACATTAATTAGTTTGGACGGATGAAACGCCAGGATAAATATCAATCAGTAACAGTGGGACAGCTGGTTAATTGTCACTGCAGGTGTCACAGCTGCTGACGCGGATCCCCTTCTGTTCCATGACAGCACCACAGCCGTCAGCTGCTCTCAGGAATCACAGCATCAAGACATCACTTCAACCGCGACGTGTATTTTCACAGCATTTCAAGGTTAAAGCAGGGGCGACTGACCCTGACCCCCACGGTACTGAGCCCGTTACGGACTGAACCCATCCTGGCCCCTCACTTCCACTGAAACATGGACACATAGTTACTGTTTCCTGAGAAGCAGACGGAGTCGGTCTTGGAGGAATATCTCATACAAAAGCCAAGCTGCAGAAAAGCTTAAGCGCTTCGTTGTGGTGGGTTTTCTAACATGTGATCACGCTGTTAGTGTGTGAGATTACTCACCGCCACAGGTCTGGTCCCCAGGAAGTTTAGGTCTGTGTTTTCCCCGAACAGGTAACCCTCTGGATGTGTGGAGTCAAACTTCTCTCCCCCCATGATGAAATGGCTGGCAAAGTAACTCCCTGCACACGGAAGGAATCACTTTAAAGTCAATCAACTCGGATAAAATGAAGTAACAACAACGTCACTGAACAGCAGTGTGAATATTATGGTAGAGTTATAAATATCTACATCAAGATAGTGCTGTTAAACCTGTAAAGAAGAACTGTTGAAATAAGGCAGGTTGGGCAGTTTGAGGCATATAGAGCCCATAATAGTTCTTTGACATGTGTTTTTTATCTTCAGGTATCAGGGAAGTGGCAGGAGTGGGAGGAAAATGTGTAGTTTTCTGTTTTACAAATGCATAAAACCTTGAATGACGCTGGCAACAGTCTCCTGACTACCTGCAGCCTGTCCACCTGTTTACCGAGCGTTTGGGTTGATGACAGCAACACTAAATAGGCGTTGGGCTTTTAAATTACAGGGTGGGCTACTATCGTAAGACTGTAATAGAGGCCTGGAGTCTCTAAATACACGCTGGACCGTCCAGTCATGTTTCTacaagaagaagacaaagtctGGCATTTCTAATCTTGGACGGCTTGTTTTTTCCACACTTAATGCTGAATGTGACAAATTAAATGGCTGATTTGAAATTGAAGTCATTCGCTGACAGAAGAATCCATAAAGCCACACTAGTAACAACTCAGCAATGCGAGTCTCCATCTCCCTCACTCATCCCCACCTTATTATTCTGATTATTATTGGATACAGCAGGTGGGAGCAATGAGCTGGGCGAGGCTTTATTACCAGATCCCACAGACAGGAACTGGGTCTGACAGATCGGTTTCACCAGCATCATCACTTCAGACTGCAACCTGGACTGTTATGTCACCGGTTCCGCTCTTCACTGCATAAGCGATGAATCTAAAGATACTTGTGTGATATATAACTCATGCATGTGTGAGTTGTTCCAAATCTCATTTAGTGACAGATTTAGATTTACTTGGTTTATGAAAGATCTTAAAACCAATTACATCATGTCTTCACAATACAATTTCTGTCAGAACCATTGGGTTAAACCCTAGTGAAATTCAGTTTAGTCACATGGAGGAAGGATAATTAATATGCTGATCCGGGGGACGGTAAATATATatcaatacaatacaaacaTTACACTAAAGGAAAAGGGGACGGCTACTATGAGGTGaatattattcatatttacaATTGCTTAAATGTGAGCATTTTCAGATCTCGTTTGTGTC of Betta splendens chromosome 19, fBetSpl5.4, whole genome shotgun sequence contains these proteins:
- the rnf157 gene encoding E3 ubiquitin ligase RNF157 isoform X6, translated to MGALTSRQNIGVEEVDIPSSSVYRYPPKSGSYFASHFIMGGEKFDSTHPEGYLFGENTDLNFLGTRPVAFPYAAPPPQEPVKTLRSLINIRKDTLRLVRCSEDLKLPGDDAAGKNRACYNVEFTFDADTQVAITIYYQAMEEFHNGVPVYLPQDSSLQSETVHFKRGVCQQFCLPSHTVNLSEWADDELLFDMDKEVFPMVVQAVVDEGEEHLGHSHILLATFEKHMDGSYCVKPLKQKQVVDGVSYLLQEIYGIENKYNSQESKVAEDEISDNSAECVVCLSDVRDTLILPCRHLCLCNACADTLRYQANCCPICRLPFRALLQIRAMRKKLSPLSPTSFNPVITSQTSDSEEHSTSEHIPPGYEAVSLLEALNGPLNTSAAPPPLHSGPSHVSGALPPYSSEPHPAPARSLSPLDHSNSSQGLKLKKSGSKSLSQNSSVLPEEEDEKSCSELEACRHKHTVDQQECGVTPDSENLTLSSSGAIDQSSCTGTPLSSTIASPEDPVSSSLAQSVMSMASSHSQHSHISTDTMSSMSGSYLAGADGDPGPDDGGEVEGEGTQDAPMDSQGGLHQDGGFSKEPKEQNYSVAVEEQDSEGNDVTEEDCSSPSNGKDGAVPFKTLCWSK